A stretch of the Capsicum annuum cultivar UCD-10X-F1 chromosome 8, UCD10Xv1.1, whole genome shotgun sequence genome encodes the following:
- the LOC107839721 gene encoding E3 ubiquitin-protein ligase CIP8 yields MAETPSVPAPPPTGSDPDYWCYQCEARVAVETLPDLPDLICNNCKSGFVESVPSRAVSVSPSDDQIDEDPTFGNQFIQVLRLIAEAARETDAPPPPPSEHADDDYLRVELDGWGNDDDDDDDDEDEEEHNELEVRNGDVGGENRRNRIQSEDEDDDEENDDDDDVDEVEDDEEDLRRRRRDVLRLRLRDFAARAANRRNRILDWAEILMGLEDHSIELRLQVPDMDGYIGNPGDYVDAAGYEALLQTLAESDSSGRRGAPPASKSAIEGLDTLVIKEEQDVIACAICKDVVNVGEKAKNLPCGHGYHDDCIVQWLGTRNSCPVCRFELATDDPEYEEERKKRGTCVTSRASSSSGEAAGAAAVDDSSPSFL; encoded by the coding sequence ATGGCGGAGACCCCCTCAGTCCCTGCACCACCACCAACCGGGTCGGATCCTGATTACTGGTGCTACCAGTGTGAGGCACGGGTTGCCGTCGAAACCCTACCCGATCTACCCGATCTGATTTGCAACAACTGCAAGAGTGGCTTCGTCGAGTCCGTACCCTCACGCGCTGTTTCTGTCTCTCCTTCCGACGATCAGATCGATGAAGACCCTACTTTCGGCAATCAGTTCATCCAGGTTCTTCGTCTTATCGCTGAGGCTGCGCGTGAAACCGACGCGCCCCCTCCCCCTCCTTCTGAGCACGCTGATGATGATTACCTCCGTGTCGAGCTGGACGGTTGGGGaaacgacgacgacgacgacgatgaCGATGAAGATGAGGAGGAGCATAACGAACTCGAAGTTAGAAATGGAGACGTCGGAGGAGAAAATCGCCGGAATCGAATCCAATCTGaggatgaagatgatgatgaagagaaCGACGACGACGATGATGTTGATGAggttgaagatgatgaagaggatcTTCGGCGTAGGAGGAGGGATGTGCTCCGTCTCCGGCTACGTGACTTCGCCGCAAGAGCCGCCAATAGGCGCAACCGAATTCTCGACTGGGCAGAGATTCTGATGGGACTGGAAGACCACTCTATTGAGCTCCGATTACAAGTTCCTGATATGGATGGCTACATAGGAAACCCTGGCGACTACGTGGACGCAGCGGGTTACGAAGCTTTACTGCAAACCCTAGCCGAGAGCGACAGTAGCGGAAGGCGAGGAGCTCCACCAGCTTCCAAGAGTGCAATTGAGGGTCTTGATACGTTGGTCATCAAGGAAGAGCAGGATGTAATAGCATGTGCCATTTGTAAAGATGTAGTGAATGTGGGTGAAAAGGCAAAGAATTTGCCCTGTGGGCATGGTTACCATGATGATTGTATAGTTCAGTGGTTGGGTACTAGGAATTCTTGTCCAGTGTGTAGGTTTGAATTGGCCACAGATGATCCTGAATATGAAGAGGAGAGAAAGAAGCGAGGAACATGCGTTACTAGCC